The following proteins come from a genomic window of Frankia casuarinae:
- a CDS encoding YggS family pyridoxal phosphate enzyme: protein MPARHGASGSGESDGPFDPDRPAPDRPAPDRPAPDRPAPDRPAPDRPAPDRPAPDRPAPDRPAPDRPAPIELDPARLDRLTQRLAEVRARIAGAARAAGRDPDHLTLIAVSKTYPPQDVVMMHTLGVRHFAENREQEAGPKVSLVTRLIGGERSVPAKGTGDGLSSGATGSDDPIWHFVGQLQRNKARSVLRWADWVQSVDRVSLVPVLSRLAMERGRPLSICLQVSLDLPGASDGKIGASIAGSRRGGIDPAGLSALADLVEEAPGLALRGVMAVAPRRGQPRPAFARLREVAERLKVGHPQATVISAGMSGDLEDAVAEGATHLRIGTALFGERPGVP, encoded by the coding sequence ATGCCCGCGAGGCATGGCGCATCCGGCTCGGGGGAGTCCGACGGACCGTTCGACCCGGACCGGCCTGCCCCGGACCGGCCTGCCCCGGACCGGCCTGCCCCGGACCGGCCTGCCCCGGACCGGCCTGCCCCGGACCGGCCTGCCCCGGACCGGCCTGCCCCGGACCGGCCTGCCCCGGACCGGCCCGCCCCGGACCGGCCCGCCCCGATCGAGCTCGATCCGGCGCGCCTGGACCGGTTGACGCAGCGGCTGGCCGAGGTCCGGGCTCGGATCGCGGGGGCGGCCCGGGCCGCGGGCCGTGATCCGGACCACCTCACCCTCATTGCGGTCAGTAAAACCTACCCACCCCAGGATGTTGTGATGATGCACACGCTCGGGGTGCGGCACTTCGCCGAGAACCGGGAGCAGGAGGCCGGGCCGAAGGTGAGTCTCGTCACCCGGCTGATCGGCGGGGAACGGAGCGTCCCGGCCAAGGGAACCGGTGACGGCCTGTCCTCCGGTGCCACCGGTTCCGACGATCCGATCTGGCATTTCGTGGGACAACTGCAGCGCAACAAGGCCAGATCCGTTCTTCGTTGGGCGGATTGGGTGCAGTCGGTGGATCGGGTGAGCCTGGTGCCAGTGCTCTCCCGGCTGGCAATGGAACGCGGCCGCCCGCTGTCGATCTGTCTCCAGGTCTCGTTGGACCTCCCTGGTGCTTCCGATGGGAAGATCGGCGCGTCGATCGCCGGCTCGAGGCGCGGAGGGATCGATCCGGCCGGCCTTTCCGCCCTGGCCGATCTTGTCGAGGAGGCGCCGGGACTGGCCCTGCGAGGCGTGATGGCTGTCGCCCCCCGGAGGGGGCAGCCACGACCTGCGTTCGCGCGACTGCGTGAGGTGGCGGAACGCCTGAAGGTGGGGCATCCCCAGGCCACCGTCATCAGTGCCGGCATGTCGGGAGATCTTGAGGACGCTGTGGCCGAAGGCGCGACACACCTTCGGATCGGCACCGCTTTGTTCGGTGAACGGCCTGGTGTCCCTTAG
- a CDS encoding cell division protein SepF: MGLGRRAMVYLGLAEEDEDYLDDDYDDGRAVGRDDRRAMHEPVPMDRTVRRIDAREEPVAMPRRPPVEPLRPAGPVPMRRVAAVEESHPYRITTLQPRSYNEARQIGEEFRDGTPVIMNLTDMDDADAKRLVDFAAGLIFGLRGDLEKVTNKVFLLSPHNVEVTETDKRRIREGGFYNQS, from the coding sequence ATGGGGCTCGGGCGCAGGGCGATGGTCTACCTCGGTCTGGCCGAGGAGGATGAGGACTATCTCGACGACGACTATGACGACGGTCGTGCGGTCGGTCGTGACGACCGGCGTGCTATGCACGAACCGGTTCCGATGGACCGTACGGTCCGTCGGATAGACGCACGTGAGGAGCCGGTCGCCATGCCGCGACGTCCACCGGTCGAACCGCTGCGTCCCGCCGGTCCCGTGCCGATGCGCAGGGTGGCCGCGGTGGAGGAGTCGCACCCCTACCGGATCACCACGCTTCAGCCACGCAGCTACAATGAGGCGCGCCAGATCGGCGAGGAGTTCAGGGACGGGACGCCCGTTATCATGAACCTCACCGACATGGACGATGCCGACGCCAAGCGGCTGGTCGACTTCGCCGCAGGTCTGATCTTCGGGCTGCGGGGCGACCTCGAGAAGGTGACAAACAAGGTCTTCCTGCTCTCGCCGCACAACGTCGAGGTCACCGAGACGGACAAGCGACGCATCCGCGAGGGTGGGTTCTACAACCAGTCATAG
- a CDS encoding YggT family protein, with product MLTVYLLLLIARWIIDLVLALSRSFRPTGPLVLVFEIVYTVTDPPLRFIRRFLPPLRVGSVALDLGFLLLFLVVIVLRSYAQRL from the coding sequence GTGCTGACGGTCTATCTGTTGCTCCTGATAGCACGATGGATCATCGATCTGGTTCTTGCCCTCAGCCGATCGTTCCGCCCGACCGGCCCGCTGGTACTGGTCTTCGAGATCGTGTACACGGTAACTGACCCTCCGTTACGATTCATCCGGCGATTTCTTCCGCCGTTGCGGGTGGGTAGCGTTGCGCTTGACCTCGGGTTCCTGCTGCTCTTCCTAGTGGTCATCGTGCTTCGAAGCTATGCGCAGAGGCTGTGA
- a CDS encoding DivIVA domain-containing protein: MALTPQDVQNKVFSPTRFRTGYNEDEVDTFLDEVEAELTRLLDENSDLRRQLDEARRSGGGGPGVPAQILEENQGLRRQLDEARRQIAQAQAQAAQAARERGQQPQPPAPQQGGAPTTVISAVGTSGPPARAGGNPQVEADIEQRVARTLVLAQRTADEALREARAESERARREARADADRIIGEARAHVAEQLGGLEDDKRRLEGQVEQLRAFEREYRTRLRAYLEMQLRDLDGMPTQPAVGAGGPPRPGLNPGGGPTPPAVGMGPSGAAQSPAHQPTFPPGPPLPAGAAMARDNGHGRPDMDATRRDAPGMQEF, encoded by the coding sequence GTGGCTCTGACACCACAGGACGTTCAGAACAAGGTCTTCAGTCCGACGAGGTTTCGCACGGGCTACAACGAGGATGAGGTCGACACCTTCCTCGACGAGGTCGAGGCCGAGCTGACGCGGCTGCTGGACGAGAACAGCGACCTGCGCCGGCAGCTCGACGAGGCCCGGCGTTCCGGCGGTGGTGGTCCGGGCGTGCCCGCGCAGATCCTCGAGGAGAACCAGGGCCTGCGCCGCCAGCTCGACGAGGCGCGTCGCCAGATCGCCCAGGCGCAGGCCCAGGCCGCCCAGGCTGCCCGGGAGCGGGGCCAGCAGCCGCAGCCCCCCGCGCCGCAGCAGGGTGGCGCCCCCACCACGGTGATCTCGGCGGTGGGTACCTCCGGACCGCCCGCCCGGGCCGGCGGCAACCCGCAGGTGGAGGCCGACATCGAGCAGCGGGTCGCCCGTACCCTCGTGCTGGCCCAGCGCACGGCGGACGAGGCGCTGCGCGAGGCGCGCGCGGAGTCCGAACGCGCCCGCCGCGAGGCGAGGGCGGACGCGGACCGCATCATCGGTGAGGCCCGGGCGCACGTGGCCGAGCAGCTCGGCGGCTTGGAGGACGACAAGCGTCGTCTCGAGGGCCAGGTCGAGCAGCTTCGGGCGTTCGAGCGGGAGTACCGCACCCGGCTGCGGGCCTACCTGGAGATGCAGCTGCGGGACCTGGACGGCATGCCGACCCAGCCGGCCGTCGGTGCCGGCGGGCCTCCGCGGCCGGGCCTCAACCCGGGTGGTGGACCCACACCGCCCGCGGTGGGCATGGGGCCCAGTGGCGCTGCGCAGAGCCCCGCCCACCAGCCGACCTTCCCGCCCGGTCCGCCCCTGCCCGCCGGCGCCGCCATGGCCCGCGACAACGGTCACGGCCGGCCGGACATGGACGCCACCCGGCGGGACGCCCCGGGAATGCAGGAGTTCTGA
- the ileS gene encoding isoleucine--tRNA ligase encodes MSTPLRHPTFAPLPAQVDLPALERETLARWRDTKVFHRSLEATADRPLWVFYEGPPTANGRPGAHHVEARVFKDLFPRYRTMKGYHVPRRAGWDCHGLPVELAVEKELGFTSKNDIEAFGIAEFNARCRESVLRHVADFSAMTERMGYWVDLDGAYRTMDTSYVESVWWSLKQIFDQGLLVEDFRVTPYCPRDETPLSDHEVSQGYSDVDDPSVYVRFPLVADALGLAGQGAQLLVWTTTPWTLVSNTAVAVHPEVEYVLARAGDGELFVVAEPLVTAALGEDAEIVERFRGAELAGARYTRPFELLAAERFAAGTGVPHSVVLADYVTTTDGTGLVHQAPAFGAEDLAVCRASGLPVVNPIGTDGRFLADVPLVGGMFFKDADAPLTADLRERGRLWRASTYTHSYPHCWRCHTPLIYYPLPSWYIRTTAIRDELLAQNERTTWHPERIKTGRYGEWLRGNVDWALSRNRYWGTPLPVWRCDDDPTHLVCVGSLAELSELAGRNLADLDPHRPFVDEVTGTCPTCGGASHRVPEVIDVWYDSGAMPFAQWGAPHHNLAAFTRQYPAQYICEAIDQTRGWFYTMMAVGTLVFGRSSYETVLCLGLLLDADGRKMSKHLGNVLDPFELFERHGADAVRWLMLAGGSPWADRRVSHEAIEDIVRKVLLTYWNTSSFFALYAGAAGWRPGADPAADPRATPPARRHVLDRWALSELAATVAEVDDALENFDSLRAGRRIARFVDDLSNWYVRRSRRRFWAGDADALSTLHTCLDALTRVMAPFTPFLTDWLWSRLFADASPRTPDSVHLAAWPELPAGLHTPELSEQMDLVRRIVELGRAARAASGVRTRQPLPRAVVGASAFDELSPELIAQITEELNVTTVEPATSEVVDISVKPNFRALGRRFGRNTKAAAAAIAAAGPPVNGRLTVTVDGEDVELSGDELIITETPRQGWAVTAESGLSVALDLEISPQLARAGLARDVVRVLQDARKAAGLEITDRVDVSWAATREETALALRTHGQTVAEEVLAVSFTEAARTELPAAQPRETAARSAAEELGLAFTLTRHETTGG; translated from the coding sequence ATGAGCACCCCTCTGCGGCATCCCACCTTCGCTCCGCTGCCCGCCCAGGTGGACCTGCCCGCCCTGGAGCGGGAGACGTTGGCCCGCTGGCGCGACACCAAGGTGTTCCACCGTTCGCTGGAGGCCACCGCGGACCGCCCGCTGTGGGTTTTCTACGAGGGCCCACCCACCGCCAACGGCAGGCCGGGGGCGCACCACGTGGAGGCCAGGGTCTTCAAGGACCTGTTCCCCCGCTACCGGACGATGAAGGGCTACCACGTTCCCCGGCGGGCGGGCTGGGACTGCCACGGGCTGCCCGTCGAGCTCGCGGTCGAGAAGGAGCTCGGCTTCACCAGCAAAAACGACATCGAGGCGTTCGGCATCGCCGAGTTCAACGCCCGGTGCCGCGAGTCGGTGCTGCGCCATGTCGCGGACTTCTCCGCGATGACCGAGCGGATGGGCTATTGGGTCGACCTCGATGGCGCCTACCGCACCATGGACACCAGCTACGTCGAGAGCGTCTGGTGGTCGCTCAAGCAGATCTTCGACCAGGGCCTGCTGGTCGAGGACTTCCGGGTCACCCCGTACTGCCCGCGCGACGAAACGCCGCTTAGTGACCACGAGGTGTCCCAGGGCTACTCGGACGTCGACGACCCCTCGGTCTACGTCCGTTTCCCGCTCGTCGCCGACGCCCTGGGCCTCGCCGGGCAGGGTGCGCAGCTGCTGGTATGGACGACGACCCCGTGGACGCTGGTGTCGAACACGGCGGTGGCCGTTCATCCGGAGGTGGAGTACGTCCTGGCCCGCGCGGGGGACGGGGAGTTGTTCGTCGTCGCCGAACCACTGGTCACCGCGGCCCTCGGCGAGGACGCCGAGATCGTCGAGCGGTTCCGCGGGGCGGAGCTGGCCGGTGCCCGCTACACCCGCCCGTTCGAGCTGCTGGCGGCCGAGCGGTTCGCGGCCGGCACCGGCGTCCCGCACTCGGTCGTGCTCGCCGACTACGTGACGACCACGGATGGCACGGGCCTGGTCCACCAGGCGCCAGCGTTCGGCGCGGAGGACCTCGCAGTCTGCCGGGCGAGCGGGCTGCCGGTGGTGAACCCGATCGGGACGGACGGTCGCTTCCTCGCCGACGTCCCCCTGGTCGGCGGGATGTTCTTCAAGGATGCCGACGCGCCGCTGACCGCCGACCTGCGCGAGCGGGGCCGGCTGTGGCGGGCGTCGACGTATACGCACAGTTATCCGCACTGCTGGCGCTGTCACACACCGTTGATCTACTATCCGCTGCCGTCCTGGTACATCCGGACCACCGCCATCCGCGACGAGCTGCTGGCGCAGAACGAGCGGACGACCTGGCACCCCGAGCGGATCAAGACCGGTCGGTACGGCGAGTGGCTGCGCGGCAACGTCGACTGGGCGCTGTCCCGCAACCGATACTGGGGGACACCGCTGCCGGTCTGGCGCTGCGACGACGACCCCACCCACCTGGTGTGCGTCGGGTCACTCGCGGAGCTCTCCGAGCTCGCCGGGCGGAACCTGGCCGACCTCGACCCGCACCGCCCGTTCGTCGACGAGGTCACCGGGACCTGCCCGACCTGTGGCGGCGCCTCGCACCGGGTGCCCGAGGTGATCGACGTCTGGTATGACAGCGGCGCGATGCCGTTCGCCCAGTGGGGCGCCCCGCACCACAACCTCGCGGCGTTCACCCGGCAGTACCCGGCGCAGTACATTTGCGAGGCGATCGACCAGACCCGCGGCTGGTTCTACACGATGATGGCGGTCGGCACGCTGGTGTTCGGCCGCTCCTCCTACGAGACGGTGCTCTGTCTCGGCCTGCTCCTGGACGCCGACGGCCGCAAGATGAGCAAGCATCTCGGCAACGTGCTCGATCCCTTCGAGCTGTTCGAGCGGCACGGCGCGGACGCGGTCCGCTGGCTGATGCTCGCCGGCGGCTCGCCGTGGGCGGACCGCCGGGTGAGTCACGAGGCGATCGAGGACATCGTCCGCAAGGTCCTGCTCACCTACTGGAACACCTCGTCCTTCTTCGCTCTCTATGCCGGGGCAGCCGGCTGGCGCCCAGGCGCGGACCCGGCCGCGGACCCGCGCGCGACACCGCCGGCCCGACGGCACGTGCTGGACCGCTGGGCGCTGTCCGAGCTCGCGGCCACCGTCGCCGAGGTGGACGATGCGCTGGAGAACTTCGACTCGCTGCGGGCCGGGCGGCGGATCGCCCGGTTCGTCGACGACCTGTCCAACTGGTACGTCCGCCGGTCCCGCCGCCGGTTCTGGGCCGGCGACGCCGACGCCCTGAGCACCCTGCACACCTGCCTGGACGCGCTGACCCGGGTGATGGCGCCGTTCACGCCGTTCCTCACCGACTGGCTGTGGTCACGGCTGTTCGCCGACGCATCCCCGCGGACCCCCGACTCGGTGCACCTGGCCGCCTGGCCCGAGCTCCCGGCGGGGCTGCACACGCCGGAGCTCTCGGAGCAGATGGATCTCGTCCGGCGGATCGTGGAACTCGGCCGCGCCGCCCGGGCCGCCAGCGGGGTGCGCACCCGCCAGCCGTTGCCGCGGGCGGTCGTCGGCGCGAGTGCCTTTGACGAGCTCTCCCCCGAGCTGATCGCGCAGATCACCGAGGAGCTCAACGTGACCACGGTGGAGCCGGCGACCTCGGAGGTCGTCGACATCTCGGTGAAGCCGAACTTCCGGGCGCTGGGGCGGCGCTTCGGCAGGAACACCAAGGCGGCCGCCGCGGCCATCGCGGCCGCCGGTCCTCCCGTCAACGGACGGCTCACCGTCACCGTTGACGGGGAGGACGTCGAGCTGTCCGGGGACGAGCTGATCATCACGGAGACGCCGCGGCAGGGCTGGGCGGTCACCGCCGAGTCCGGGCTCTCCGTCGCCCTCGACCTGGAGATCTCCCCGCAGCTCGCCCGCGCCGGGCTCGCCCGCGACGTCGTCCGGGTGCTCCAGGACGCGCGCAAGGCGGCGGGGCTGGAGATCACCGACCGGGTGGACGTCTCCTGGGCGGCGACGCGCGAGGAGACCGCGCTCGCTCTGCGTACCCACGGTCAGACGGTGGCCGAGGAGGTGCTGGCGGTCTCCTTCACCGAGGCGGCCCGCACGGAGCTACCTGCGGCGCAGCCGCGCGAGACGGCAGCCCGCTCGGCGGCCGAGGAGCTGGGCCTGGCGTTCACGCTCACCCGGCACGAGACGACCGGCGGCTGA
- the lspA gene encoding signal peptidase II — MSTKPSAPPGGSTPVPHGRDEARPTAGSRRAVATLTVAAAIVLLSDILTKHVAVATLSDRGPVEVIPGLLDLELTRNSGAAFSLAGGATVLLSLVALAVVAVVVFTARRLRSVGWALVLGALLGGAVGNLADRLFRAPGPLRGHVVDFVHLHYWPIFNVADSAIVCGGVLAVILSLRGVGLDGTRYAEHHPPGGGSDHHGR; from the coding sequence ATGTCGACGAAGCCCTCGGCCCCGCCCGGGGGGTCGACGCCGGTGCCGCACGGGCGGGACGAGGCTCGCCCTACCGCCGGTTCCCGCCGGGCGGTGGCCACGCTGACGGTCGCGGCGGCGATCGTCCTGCTGTCGGACATCCTCACCAAGCATGTCGCGGTGGCCACCCTGTCTGACCGGGGGCCTGTCGAGGTCATCCCCGGCCTGCTCGACCTGGAGCTCACCCGCAACTCCGGAGCGGCCTTCAGCCTCGCGGGCGGCGCGACGGTGCTACTCAGCCTGGTCGCCCTGGCCGTGGTCGCGGTGGTGGTGTTCACCGCCCGCCGGCTGCGGTCGGTGGGGTGGGCTCTCGTGCTCGGCGCCCTGCTCGGCGGGGCGGTGGGCAACCTCGCCGACCGCCTCTTCCGCGCGCCCGGTCCCCTGCGCGGTCACGTCGTGGACTTCGTCCACCTCCACTACTGGCCCATCTTCAACGTGGCCGACTCCGCGATCGTCTGCGGCGGCGTGCTCGCGGTCATCCTGTCCCTGCGCGGCGTGGGTCTGGACGGCACGCGCTACGCCGAGCATCATCCCCCCGGCGGGGGCAGTGACCATCACGGGCGGTGA
- a CDS encoding RluA family pseudouridine synthase: MTITGGDLRSLPVPDGLDGVRLDAAIARMFGLSRTVAAALVDDGQASLDGKVRGRSDRVSGGAWLEVRLPAPPRPVAVEPTPVEALGILYDDDDIIVVDKPVGVAVHPAPGFTGPTVIGALAAAGYRISTSGAAERQGVVHRLDVGTTGVMVVAKSERAYTLLKRAFRDRTVDKRYRAVVQGHPDPLRGTVDAPIDRHPRRPGLFAVVADGKPSITHYDLQEAFRAASLLSVRLETGRTHQIRVHMSALRHPCVGDLAYGADPTLAERLGLTRQWLHAARLSFDHPGHGGRVEFTSPDPADLAEAVERLRDQP, encoded by the coding sequence GTGACCATCACGGGCGGTGACCTGCGGTCCCTGCCGGTCCCGGACGGGCTCGACGGCGTCCGTCTCGACGCGGCGATCGCGAGGATGTTCGGGCTGTCGCGGACCGTGGCCGCCGCGCTCGTCGACGACGGCCAGGCGAGCCTCGACGGGAAGGTCCGGGGCCGGTCCGACCGGGTCAGCGGCGGTGCCTGGCTGGAGGTCCGGCTGCCCGCTCCGCCGCGTCCGGTGGCGGTGGAACCCACGCCGGTCGAGGCTCTCGGCATTCTCTACGACGACGACGACATCATCGTGGTGGACAAGCCGGTCGGGGTCGCCGTCCATCCGGCGCCCGGCTTCACCGGACCGACCGTGATCGGGGCGTTGGCCGCCGCGGGATACCGCATTTCCACCTCGGGCGCGGCCGAGCGTCAGGGGGTGGTGCACCGTCTCGACGTCGGTACCACCGGGGTGATGGTGGTCGCCAAGAGCGAGCGCGCATATACCCTGCTGAAACGGGCGTTTCGTGACCGTACGGTGGACAAGCGCTACCGGGCCGTGGTGCAGGGCCATCCCGATCCGCTGCGGGGCACCGTGGACGCCCCGATCGACCGGCATCCGCGCCGGCCGGGGCTGTTCGCCGTCGTCGCGGACGGCAAGCCGAGTATCACCCACTACGACCTCCAGGAGGCGTTCCGGGCCGCCTCCCTGCTGTCCGTGCGATTGGAGACCGGGCGCACCCACCAGATCCGGGTGCACATGTCCGCCCTGCGGCACCCGTGTGTCGGGGATCTCGCCTACGGGGCCGATCCCACGCTCGCCGAGCGGCTCGGCCTGACCCGCCAGTGGCTGCACGCGGCGCGGCTGTCCTTCGATCATCCCGGTCACGGCGGACGGGTCGAGTTCACCAGTCCGGACCCGGCTGACCTGGCCGAGGCGGTGGAACGGCTGCGGGACCAGCCATGA
- a CDS encoding DUF6308 family protein has protein sequence MKLAKGTREVFDAESLLEEYLGPRKRGLRYAYPYYDGLVTNSDPDLLCTGDLLAPCLLGVHVDLDRMHTLTALMPLLQRALDRLPPGIELIEADEVTLDLVAALYDPLDDPDVSDRDVKGSLIAKVLHRKRPALVPLFDSKVRIFYQHEDCVPPSPRDGRSWRQYMGLLIRAMQYDLRENAEEFRRLGALVPVAGPPITPLRMLDVVVWMSSAV, from the coding sequence TTGAAGCTGGCGAAGGGCACCCGGGAGGTCTTCGACGCGGAGAGCCTGCTCGAGGAGTACCTGGGGCCGCGCAAGCGAGGTCTGCGCTACGCCTACCCGTACTACGACGGCCTGGTCACCAATAGTGATCCGGATCTGCTGTGCACCGGGGATCTCCTGGCCCCGTGCCTGCTCGGCGTCCACGTGGACCTGGATCGGATGCACACGCTCACCGCGCTGATGCCGTTGCTGCAGCGGGCGTTGGACAGGCTTCCTCCCGGCATCGAGCTCATCGAGGCCGACGAGGTCACCCTCGATCTGGTCGCCGCGCTCTACGACCCCCTCGACGACCCGGACGTCTCCGACCGGGACGTCAAGGGCTCCCTCATCGCCAAGGTGCTGCACCGCAAGCGGCCCGCCCTGGTCCCGTTGTTCGACTCCAAGGTGAGGATCTTCTACCAGCACGAGGACTGCGTCCCGCCGTCGCCGCGGGACGGGCGGTCCTGGCGGCAGTACATGGGCCTGCTCATCCGCGCGATGCAGTACGACCTGCGGGAGAACGCCGAGGAGTTCCGCCGGCTCGGGGCGCTGGTACCCGTCGCGGGTCCCCCGATCACCCCGCTGCGGATGCTCGACGTCGTGGTGTGGATGAGCAGCGCGGTGTGA
- a CDS encoding ABC transporter ATP-binding protein, which translates to MVDVLSYAVRGLTRRHGTGEHAVLANDRIDLDVRQGEVFGVLGPNGAGKTTLVRQLMGLLRPDAGTITLFGRDVLAARGLPARLAAYLGQDDLALAELPVATAVATTARMRGVPRSAVRAVRDAVLGELGLEAVAHRPLSKLSGGQRRLACVATTLVGDRPMLVLDEPTTGLDPVARRAVWSALQRRRDTVGVTVLLITHNVLEAESVLDRVAVLDAGRVIACDTPGQLKASLSGDVRLDLAWRHDPPADDPTVATLAALAVVNGRRWTIRLAPAAARDALGRLTAGPAFAALDDFSLATPSLEDVYLTLGGRSRDLERA; encoded by the coding sequence ATGGTCGATGTGTTGAGCTACGCGGTCCGCGGGCTCACCCGGCGGCACGGGACGGGTGAGCATGCCGTTCTCGCCAATGATCGGATCGATCTCGACGTCCGGCAGGGCGAGGTGTTCGGGGTGCTCGGGCCGAACGGCGCCGGGAAGACCACGCTGGTCCGCCAGTTGATGGGTCTGCTGCGGCCGGACGCGGGCACGATTACCCTTTTTGGCCGCGACGTGCTGGCCGCCCGCGGTCTGCCGGCCCGGCTCGCCGCCTATCTGGGCCAGGACGATCTCGCGCTGGCCGAGCTGCCGGTCGCCACCGCCGTGGCGACCACCGCCCGCATGCGCGGCGTCCCCCGCTCCGCCGTGCGGGCGGTCCGTGACGCCGTGCTCGGCGAGCTCGGTCTGGAGGCGGTGGCGCATCGCCCGCTGTCGAAGCTGTCCGGTGGGCAACGCCGGCTGGCGTGTGTCGCTACCACCCTGGTGGGGGACCGGCCGATGCTCGTCCTCGACGAGCCGACCACCGGCCTCGACCCCGTCGCCCGGCGGGCCGTGTGGTCGGCGCTGCAACGTCGCCGGGACACCGTCGGTGTCACCGTCCTGCTGATCACGCACAACGTCCTCGAGGCGGAGTCGGTGCTTGACCGGGTCGCCGTCCTGGATGCCGGGCGGGTGATCGCCTGCGACACTCCGGGCCAGCTCAAGGCATCGTTGTCCGGTGACGTCCGGCTCGACCTCGCGTGGCGCCACGACCCGCCCGCGGACGACCCCACCGTCGCGACGTTGGCCGCGCTCGCCGTGGTCAACGGACGGCGGTGGACCATCCGGTTGGCTCCGGCCGCGGCCCGTGACGCCCTCGGCCGGTTGACCGCCGGCCCGGCGTTCGCCGCGCTGGACGATTTCAGTCTCGCCACCCCCTCGCTGGAGGACGTGTACCTCACCCTCGGCGGCAGGTCGCGGGACCTGGAGCGCGCATGA
- a CDS encoding ABC transporter permease — protein MTVVPDARGAPGGGAPGVPAPSVADGRPAPATRPVSASAPPSSAPPQLPPPTSFRTAFGAVYRGQLARSKVGRIPLLFVASFQSVGILVLLRGILDVGDTTAAGQVVAGSTVLVVAFVALNLLAQRFGALRAAGALDYYLTLPVPGVAVVLGTAASYATFAAPGTVVTAVLGALLYGLPLSGLWLLLPVVALAGICLSGLGAAIGLLAPRPELATVAGQLGMSIVLFFGVIPSGRLPEVGRWARDALPSSYAVDALAAAFQPGVDWAKVVLDLGICAAVGMVALSVAAMALRRVGTS, from the coding sequence GTGACCGTCGTTCCGGACGCGCGCGGGGCACCCGGTGGCGGGGCACCCGGGGTGCCGGCGCCATCGGTCGCGGATGGCCGCCCGGCTCCCGCCACGCGGCCGGTGTCGGCCTCCGCCCCGCCGAGCAGTGCCCCGCCGCAGCTGCCGCCGCCGACGTCGTTCCGCACCGCGTTCGGTGCGGTCTACCGCGGGCAGCTCGCCCGCTCCAAGGTGGGACGGATCCCCCTGTTGTTCGTCGCGTCGTTCCAGTCGGTCGGGATCCTCGTGCTGCTGCGCGGGATCCTCGACGTCGGCGACACCACGGCCGCCGGGCAGGTCGTGGCGGGTTCCACGGTGCTCGTGGTCGCCTTCGTCGCGTTGAACCTGCTGGCCCAGCGGTTCGGGGCGCTGCGGGCGGCCGGTGCCCTGGACTACTACCTCACGTTGCCGGTGCCCGGCGTCGCGGTGGTGCTGGGCACGGCGGCCTCGTACGCGACCTTCGCGGCGCCCGGCACTGTCGTCACCGCGGTGCTGGGGGCGCTGCTCTACGGGCTGCCGCTGTCCGGCCTGTGGCTGCTGCTGCCCGTCGTGGCGCTCGCCGGGATCTGCCTGTCCGGGCTCGGGGCGGCGATCGGCCTGCTCGCCCCTCGGCCGGAGCTCGCGACCGTCGCCGGCCAGCTCGGAATGAGCATCGTGCTGTTCTTCGGTGTGATCCCCTCCGGCCGGCTGCCCGAGGTCGGCCGCTGGGCGCGGGACGCGTTGCCCAGCAGCTACGCGGTGGACGCCCTCGCGGCCGCCTTCCAACCCGGTGTCGACTGGGCGAAGGTGGTCCTCGACCTCGGGATCTGCGCCGCCGTCGGGATGGTGGCGCTGTCTGTCGCGGCGATGGCACTGCGCCGTGTCGGCACGTCCTGA
- a CDS encoding LON peptidase substrate-binding domain-containing protein gives MSERLPLFPLGTVLLPGLVLPLEIFEERYRILVRKLLEQPADQVRRFGVIAIRRGREVGPALPAIHDVGCTAVLRRVQEHSDGRFSLITVGGDRFRIRTVDRHSEPYLVGDVDYLPDDVGDTDDTDDTVPAVQRLLRTYADRLAATGTVQISLPDLPDDPIALSYVIAAAAVTDVTERQGLLAAPDAANRLRAERALLRREIGLLEKITTIGSSELRRVDPSPN, from the coding sequence TTGAGCGAGCGGCTTCCTCTGTTCCCGCTCGGGACGGTCCTGCTCCCCGGGCTGGTCCTACCCCTGGAGATCTTCGAGGAACGGTACCGGATCTTGGTGCGGAAACTGCTCGAGCAGCCCGCCGACCAGGTCCGACGGTTCGGAGTGATCGCCATCCGGCGAGGCCGGGAGGTGGGTCCGGCCCTGCCGGCGATCCACGACGTGGGCTGCACCGCCGTGCTGCGGCGCGTCCAGGAACACTCCGACGGGCGGTTCTCGCTCATCACGGTGGGCGGTGACCGGTTCCGGATCCGCACGGTGGACCGGCACAGCGAGCCCTACCTCGTCGGGGATGTCGACTACCTGCCGGACGACGTCGGCGACACCGACGACACCGACGACACCGTTCCGGCAGTCCAGCGTCTGCTCCGAACCTACGCCGACCGGCTCGCCGCCACCGGCACCGTGCAGATCTCGCTGCCGGACCTCCCCGACGACCCGATCGCCCTTTCGTACGTGATCGCCGCCGCCGCCGTCACCGACGTCACCGAACGTCAGGGGCTGCTCGCCGCGCCGGACGCGGCCAACCGACTGCGGGCCGAACGGGCGCTGCTCCGCCGGGAGATCGGCCTCCTGGAAAAGATCACCACCATCGGATCGAGCGAGTTGCGCCGGGTCGATCCCAGCCCGAACTGA